GGACCGGCCCGCGGCCTGGGCGCCATCCGCTTCCACGACTGGCGCGCCGCCTACGACGCCTACGCCGAGGTGCCCAACGTCGCCCGCTTCCGGGAGCAGGCGGACGCCCTCTGCGAGTTCGTCACCACCGCCGCCCCCGACGAGGAGCAGAGCCGTGACCTCGACCTGCTGCTCGCCGTCGGCCAGCTGTTCGCGCTGGTCGTGCACGGCCAGCTGATCCTGGAGCAGGCGCGCCTGACCGGTCTCGACGCCGACGTGCTCGACGAGCTGTTCGCCGTCCTGGTACGCGACTTCTCCGCGCACGCCGTCGAGCTGCACGGAAAGGATTCCGCCACCGAGGCACAGCAGCGCTGGGCACTGGACGCGGTCCGGCGTCCGGTCGTCGACGACGCCCGCTCGACGCGCGTCTGGGAGCGTGTGGAGGCCCTGGCCGGGGCGTACGAGATGGCGCCGTAGCAGCGGAGCCCCCGGGCCGCCCGCATCGCGGACCGGCAGGCCGGCCGACGCCCCCAGGTGTCGGCCGGCCCCGCCGGACCTGCGACGTGGGCGGGAGTGGCCGGATCACGTAGGCTCGGCGGATGGCGAAGTATTTCGACGTGCACCCCGAGAACCCCCAGCGGCGCACCATCAGCACGGTGGCCGACAGCATCCGCTCCGGCGCGCTCATCGCGTATCCCACGGACTCCTGTTTCGCGCTGGGATGCCAGCTGGGCAGCCGCGACGGCATCGGCCGGATCCGGTCGATCCGGAACCTCGACGACCGTCACCACTTCACCCTCATGTGCCAGAACTTTGCTCAGCTCGGGCAGTTCGTGCACATCGACAACGACGTCTTCCGTGCGATCAAGGCGGCGACGCCCGGCAGTTACACCTTCATCCTCCCCGCCACCAAGGAGGTGCCGCGCCAGCTGTGGCACCCGAAGAAGAAGACCGTCGGAGTCCGGATCCCGGACCATGTCGTCACTCAGGCCCTGCTCGCCGAGCTCGGTGAGCCGCTGCTCTCCAGCACCCTGCTGCTGCCGGACGAGGAGGAGCCGATGACGCAGGGGTGGGAGATCAAGGAACGGCTCGACCACGTGGTGGACGCAGTGATCGACTCGGGCGACTGCGGCACCGAGCCGACCACGGTGATCGACTTCTCCGGCGGCGACGCCGAGATCGTACGCCGAGGGGCGGGCGACGTCGCGCGATTCGAGTAACCGGACCGAGGGCGTCGTGGCGGCCGCGGTCGGTCGGTGACCTGGGCATGTCTCCGGTCCGGCACCCTGCCGCGGACGGGCCGGCTCAGTCGAAGGTCAGCACGGGCTTGATGGCCCGGCCCGCGGAGGCCGCCTGCGCGGCCGCCTCGATGTCGGCGAAGCGGAATTCGGTGATGAGCTTCTCGACCGGGAGCTTGCCCTGCCGGTGCAGGCCGATGAGGCGCGGGTTGAACTCGGCGGGCACCGCGTCACCCTCGATCACTCCCCGGATCCGGATGCCCTTGGTCAGCACGGTCATGATGTCGAACTCGGCCCGCGCCCCGACCCGACCAGGGCCAGCGTGCCTTGCTGCCGCAGGGCCGCAAGGGCCTGGGAGACCACGGCCGGCTGCCCCGTGGTGTCAACGGCGTGGTGCGTTCCCCCGCCGGTGAGATCGCGGACCGCCGTGGCGACATCGCCGACGGCGCTGGGGTCCAGCGCCGCCTTGGCGCCGAGCTCCTCGGCCACGCCCCGGTCTGTACACCGCAGCCGAGCGGAGCGGCGAGAACCGGGGATAAGTCGGCAAGGATCTTGACGGTGTTGCTCTCGTAGGCGAGCGCGTGGGTGGCGAAGCTGGACTGTCCGAAGAAGTTGCCGAAGACCTGCGCGCCGGCGCGGGAGAGGCCGGTGCTGCCGTCGGTCCGGGAACCGCTGGCGTTGAGGGTGTTGATGCCCGTCTCGCAGTAGGCGGAGTGGCCGGACACGCAAATCCAGCCGACCCCGGGGCGATGCCCCAGCCCTGCCACCCCTCACTCACCCGCCCCAGATCTTCGAGTACGCCGCGCGATAGCCGGGCGGATCCCAGGTCGTGGCCCCGCGGCTGTTGGCTGCCGTGGAGAGGTGTACGGGGGCGATGTATCCGCTGGCGGGTTCGCCGGAGAAGGCGCGGTTGAATTCGTCGAGGATCTGCCAGCCCTGCTGCGAGAAGGGCTCGGGGACGGTGGCCGCCTGGAACTGTCTGCTGTTGATGCGTTGGAAGGCGGAGGGGTCGCCGTCGCCCGCGCCGATGTTGAAGGGGGCGGCGCCGCCCTTTTTGCGGGCCGCGCGCAGGGCGGGGGCGGCGTCGGCGAAGTACACGTCGTTGATGGCTACGGAGTGGGTCCAGCCGTCCCGGAAGCGGGAGAGGAGGGAGGAGACCTCCTGTGGGGTGCGGCTGCTGGTGTCCGAGATCGGGATGTTCTCCTCCGCCAGCAGTCGCACGCCGGAGCAGGCGGCAAGTCCCTTCTTGATCAGTTCGGACTTGTGGCGGGCGAACGGGATCGAGGCATCGGTGAACACGACGACTCCGGCATGGCCGCGGGAGTGCGCGATGACCCAGTCCGCGCTGATCTTCGCCACGTCCTGGACCTTGGTGGTGATGTTGCTGAAGAGCTCGGGGTCCTTGCTCGGGCCGGGGGTGTCGACCGCATGCCAGCCGATGAGCGGGAGGTGCTCCGCCCGGGCCTTGGCGACCTGTTGCGACGTCAGACGCGGGTCGAAGCCGCCGATGACGATGCCCGAGGGACGCAGGGTGAGGGCCTGGCTGAAGGCTGCTTGGATCCCGGCGGGGGTGCCCTGACCGTCGATCACCCGGACGTTCCAGCCGATGGCCTTCGCGGCTTCCCGCACACCCTTCGCGGCGCCCGCGACGCCGGGGTTGGTCATGGTCTGCGCGACATAGACGATCCTTTTGCCGGAAACCGCCGCGGGGCCGGTGGTGGGACCGTCCCAGGTGGTGCGCATCTGCTGGGCCCGACGAACGGCCGTCCGGGCCTTGGCCAGGACGGTGGGACACCCCGCCCGTGCCGGTCCTGGCGAGGAGGCCCCGGCGCCGGACGAGGCGCCGCGCTCGCAGCCGGCGACGAGCGTGGCCGCCATCGCGAGGACGACTGCGCCGGCCAGGGCGGTCGTGCGGTGCGCGTACACGGGCACTCCTCGCGGAGGGACGGCACGGTGGTGACGGCCGAAGGTCACGACGTCACGCGCGGCCGGTCGTGGCGGGTTCGGGGAGGGGCCGTCCGCCGTTGGCGCAGCTGTCGGCGGGCCGCATAACCGGCCATGCCGACGGCGATGAGCAAAGTGGCGCCGTTGAACAGCGGGGTGACCCAGAACTGGGCGCCGAGCTGGCCGATACCGGCGAGGCCGACGGCGAGAATGACGACGGCGACCAGGGTTCCCAGGGCGTTGGCACGGCCGGGTCTGATCGCGGTGGAGCCGAGCAGCGCCCCGACGAAGGCGGGCAGCAGATAGTCCAGGCCGACGCTGGGGTTGCCGATGCGCTGCTGCGCGGCGAGCAGGACCCCGGCGATGCCGACGATCAGACCCGAGCCGGTGAAGGCGTAGATCACGTAGCGCCGGGTGGGGATGCCCACCAGCTCGGCGGCGCGGGGGTTGGAGCCGATGACGTACAGATAGCGGCCGAGCGGCAGGCGCTCCAGGAGCAGCCACAGGACGGCGGTCAGCGCGAGGACGTAGAAGGCGGAGACCGGCAGGCCGAGGAACCGCGAGTCGTAGAGATCGGTGAAGGCGGCCGGCAGGCCCTGCGGGCCGGGGACGATCCGGGCCCCGTTGGTGATCCAGCCGGTGAGGGCGTACAGGATGCTGCCGGTGCCGAGCGTGGCGATAAAGGAGTTGATCCTCGCGAATTCGACGAGGACGCCGTTGACGACGCCGACGACCGCCCCGCCGAGGACCACCACGAGGCACGCAAGGGGCCAGGGCCAGGCTGCGTCGGCGAGGAGATGCATCGTCATGACGTGTGCGAGGCCGAGACCGTAGCCGATGGACAGGTCGAACTTGGCGGTGACGATGGGGATCATGGCGCCGAGCGCGAGGACGGCGGGGATCGAATGGTTGGACAGGATCTCGGAGATGTTGTCCAGGGTGGGAAAGGTGTCCGGCAGCGCCAGGGAGAAGGCCAGGAACAGCAGAGCGGTGAGGACCAAGAGGCCGTAGGCGCCGAGGAGATGTCCGAACCGGCGGCTCAGCGGGGGCCGGGGAGAGGGGGTCATGGTCTCCTCGTCCAGGTGAGCGGGGGCATCGCCGAGGAGGCACGGGCGAGTTCGGTGACCGTGAGGGCCTTGCCGCTCAGCTCCACCGTCACCGCCCCGCGGACGAACACCAGGGCGCGGTGGCACACCTGGGCGACCTCCTCGAAGTCGGTGGAGAGGAGCACAACCGCGAGGCCCTCGGTCAGGGCATCCCGGAGCAGGAGGTAGAGCGCCGTCTTGGCGCCGACGTCCACCCCGGCGGTCGGCTCCTCGAGGATCAGCAGGTGCCGGCTCGTCCTGAGCCACCGGCCGACCATGACCTTCTGCTGGTTTCCCCCGGACAGAGTGGCGATCGGCGCCTCGGTGTCCTTGGGGGACACCGAGAACCGCTCGATCAGGGCAGCGGTTTCGGTGCGCTCGTGCCGAGGGCGCAGCGGGTGCCAGGACGGCACACCGTCCGCCCGGGGATTGGCGAGGAAGTTCTCCCGTACCGTCAGTTCGGCGGCACAGCCCTCTTCCTGACGGTTGCTGGTCACGAAGCCGACGCCGGAGTCGACAGCGGCCGTGACCGTGCGCGGTGCATACGGCCGTCCGTCGAGCACGGCCCGGCCGCCGAGGAGGTGCCGGGCCCCGGCCAGGGCCCGGCCCAGTTCCATGTGCCCGGCGCCGGTGAGGCCCACCATGCCGAGGATCTCACCGCGGCGCAGTTCCAGGCTGACCGGCGCGGTGTTCTCGGTCCGTACGCGGTCGAGACTGAGCACGGGCGGGCCCGTGGCGGGGGCGAACCGGTAGCCGCCCGGTTCGTGCCCCACGATGTCGCGCACCAGCCGGGCGGCGGTGTAGCCGGCGAGCGGGCCCTGGCTGATGAGGCGGCCGTCACGCAGCACGGCGAAGGCATCGGCGACCCTGTACACCTCGTCGATCCGGTGGG
This Streptomyces decoyicus DNA region includes the following protein-coding sequences:
- a CDS encoding L-threonylcarbamoyladenylate synthase; translated protein: MAKYFDVHPENPQRRTISTVADSIRSGALIAYPTDSCFALGCQLGSRDGIGRIRSIRNLDDRHHFTLMCQNFAQLGQFVHIDNDVFRAIKAATPGSYTFILPATKEVPRQLWHPKKKTVGVRIPDHVVTQALLAELGEPLLSSTLLLPDEEEPMTQGWEIKERLDHVVDAVIDSGDCGTEPTTVIDFSGGDAEIVRRGAGDVARFE
- a CDS encoding zinc-binding dehydrogenase, which gives rise to MAEELGAKAALDPSAVGDVATAVRDLTGGGTHHAVDTTGQPAVVSQALAALRQQGTLALVGSGRGPSSTS
- a CDS encoding substrate-binding domain-containing protein, with amino-acid sequence MAATLVAGCERGASSGAGASSPGPARAGCPTVLAKARTAVRRAQQMRTTWDGPTTGPAAVSGKRIVYVAQTMTNPGVAGAAKGVREAAKAIGWNVRVIDGQGTPAGIQAAFSQALTLRPSGIVIGGFDPRLTSQQVAKARAEHLPLIGWHAVDTPGPSKDPELFSNITTKVQDVAKISADWVIAHSRGHAGVVVFTDASIPFARHKSELIKKGLAACSGVRLLAEENIPISDTSSRTPQEVSSLLSRFRDGWTHSVAINDVYFADAAPALRAARKKGGAAPFNIGAGDGDPSAFQRINSRQFQAATVPEPFSQQGWQILDEFNRAFSGEPASGYIAPVHLSTAANSRGATTWDPPGYRAAYSKIWGG
- a CDS encoding ABC transporter permease, yielding MTPSPRPPLSRRFGHLLGAYGLLVLTALLFLAFSLALPDTFPTLDNISEILSNHSIPAVLALGAMIPIVTAKFDLSIGYGLGLAHVMTMHLLADAAWPWPLACLVVVLGGAVVGVVNGVLVEFARINSFIATLGTGSILYALTGWITNGARIVPGPQGLPAAFTDLYDSRFLGLPVSAFYVLALTAVLWLLLERLPLGRYLYVIGSNPRAAELVGIPTRRYVIYAFTGSGLIVGIAGVLLAAQQRIGNPSVGLDYLLPAFVGALLGSTAIRPGRANALGTLVAVVILAVGLAGIGQLGAQFWVTPLFNGATLLIAVGMAGYAARRQLRQRRTAPPRTRHDRPRVTS
- a CDS encoding sugar ABC transporter ATP-binding protein, encoding MHDAPDSTPPPRRAAEPLVRVRGLSKRFGGTLALDAVDLDIPSGRILALLGPNGAGKSTLIKVLAGVHHADEGEVTVAGHPLGTDAAARAMSFIHQDLGLVEWMTAENIALGAGYPRRAGLLSWRRTRRQGAAALDLVAAHLDPGTPVADLPRAERSLVAIARALSTQAALIVLDEPTASLPAADCARLFDVLHTLRDQGHALVHVTHRIDEVYRVADAFAVLRDGRLISQGPLAGYTAARLVRDIVGHEPGGYRFAPATGPPVLSLDRVRTENTAPVSLELRRGEILGMVGLTGAGHMELGRALAGARHLLGGRAVLDGRPYAPRTVTAAVDSGVGFVTSNRQEEGCAAELTVRENFLANPRADGVPSWHPLRPRHERTETAALIERFSVSPKDTEAPIATLSGGNQQKVMVGRWLRTSRHLLILEEPTAGVDVGAKTALYLLLRDALTEGLAVVLLSTDFEEVAQVCHRALVFVRGAVTVELSGKALTVTELARASSAMPPLTWTRRP